In Solobacterium moorei, a single genomic region encodes these proteins:
- a CDS encoding IS1182 family transposase — MENTINYNLTHVIDYTPYQLRLPIDLSLVIDKLDPMWSFLEIVNSINLRRFIRSHKGNQGYDPIMMMRVILFAYMNHVYSLRAIEEKCKTDIRFMYLCQDERPSFMAFQRFISNQIKGNASDIFTEVMLVICKKMKVNTRILYIDGTSMEANANKFSFVWKKTAVKTKDKTLTRIAETIGQLTKLTGVFYTESYEDTQAIGGYIVSIYLWCSKNKVQFALGKGHHKTPVQKAYEELKKLNEKLKECQERIDTCGSDRNSYSKTDHDATFMHMKYDYYNNTGVFKPGYNVQLAESDEFITHVMVSNARSDTKTFIPFMDGYEKRYQEYPGIVVADAGYGSYDNYMYCLEKDIEGYLKYQNYRYEKTAKFKKDIYRKENLLREENGKLICPQGREFVYKRDSENTKTDYPCITQVWECKTCNRCPLKKDCTKAKKREVHINPILDELKAHARKLLDSEAGVQLRQQRCIQAEGTFGVIKNDWQYNRIHRRGMENVENELYLICMGFNLMKYHQKKMRMILS; from the coding sequence ATGGAAAACACAATAAATTATAATCTAACCCACGTAATAGATTATACCCCATATCAATTACGTTTACCAATAGATTTATCATTGGTCATTGATAAACTTGATCCAATGTGGTCTTTCCTAGAGATCGTAAATAGTATCAACTTGAGGAGGTTTATCCGATCTCATAAAGGTAACCAAGGGTATGATCCTATCATGATGATGAGAGTCATCTTATTTGCGTATATGAATCATGTCTATAGTCTACGAGCCATAGAAGAAAAATGTAAGACAGATATCCGCTTTATGTATCTTTGCCAAGATGAAAGACCATCTTTCATGGCCTTTCAAAGATTCATATCGAATCAAATCAAAGGCAACGCTTCAGATATATTTACAGAGGTCATGTTGGTCATCTGTAAGAAGATGAAGGTAAATACACGTATCTTATACATCGACGGAACTTCCATGGAAGCTAATGCCAATAAGTTCAGCTTCGTATGGAAGAAGACAGCTGTAAAGACAAAAGATAAGACTCTCACAAGAATAGCAGAGACAATTGGACAGCTTACAAAACTAACAGGTGTCTTTTATACAGAAAGCTATGAAGATACACAGGCTATTGGAGGATATATTGTTTCAATATACCTGTGGTGTTCAAAGAATAAAGTCCAATTCGCACTAGGGAAAGGACACCACAAGACACCAGTACAGAAGGCCTATGAGGAACTCAAAAAGCTCAATGAAAAATTGAAGGAATGCCAAGAGCGTATCGATACTTGTGGAAGTGATAGAAACAGTTATAGTAAGACAGACCATGATGCGACATTTATGCATATGAAGTATGACTACTACAACAATACAGGAGTATTCAAGCCTGGATATAACGTACAACTGGCAGAATCAGATGAATTCATCACGCATGTCATGGTAAGCAATGCCAGAAGTGATACGAAGACATTCATTCCATTCATGGACGGATATGAGAAAAGATATCAAGAATATCCAGGTATCGTCGTAGCAGATGCGGGATACGGAAGTTATGACAACTACATGTACTGTTTAGAAAAAGATATCGAAGGTTATCTCAAATATCAAAACTATCGATATGAAAAGACAGCCAAGTTCAAGAAAGACATCTATCGAAAAGAGAACCTGTTGAGAGAAGAAAACGGGAAATTGATATGCCCACAAGGTAGAGAGTTCGTATACAAACGTGATAGTGAAAATACAAAGACTGACTATCCATGCATTACACAAGTTTGGGAATGCAAGACATGTAATAGATGTCCACTCAAAAAGGACTGTACAAAAGCCAAGAAACGAGAAGTTCATATCAATCCAATCCTTGATGAACTGAAGGCACATGCGAGAAAACTGTTGGACAGTGAAGCAGGAGTACAACTAAGACAACAGAGATGTATACAAGCCGAAGGAACATTTGGAGTCATCAAGAATGATTGGCAATATAACAGAATCCATAGAAGAGGAATGGAGAATGTGGAAAACGAGCTCTATTTGATCTGTATGGGATTCAATCTGATGAAATATCACCAAAAGAAGATGAGGATGATACTATCCTAA
- the map gene encoding type I methionyl aminopeptidase, translated as MDLKLWQEIDQNEPIPEHILKRMEELRQKGAILPEEKYIKRPTMIEGIRKASLLNKQVLDEVAKHIHVGMSTQAIDDIVKDFTEKNGGICAPYHYEGFPKHVCTSINSVVCHGIPKHIQKLQDGDIVNVDCTTIVDGYYGDASRMFCIGNISEERRKLVEETKKCLEIGLAAAQPWSTVGDIGYAIQKYATSKGYSVVRELGGHGVGIEFHEDPFVAHVGKKGTGMVLVPGMILTIEPMINLGKAAVVIDPYDNWTISTRDGKDSAQWEYTILITENGNEVLSY; from the coding sequence ATGGATTTAAAACTTTGGCAAGAAATAGATCAGAATGAACCAATTCCAGAACATATTTTGAAACGTATGGAGGAATTAAGACAAAAGGGTGCGATTTTACCTGAGGAAAAATATATCAAGCGTCCAACGATGATTGAGGGAATTCGTAAGGCTTCATTATTAAATAAACAGGTATTAGACGAAGTGGCGAAACATATTCACGTTGGTATGTCGACGCAGGCAATCGATGATATCGTTAAAGACTTCACTGAAAAAAATGGTGGTATTTGTGCGCCATATCATTATGAGGGTTTCCCAAAACATGTATGTACATCGATAAACAGTGTTGTATGTCATGGAATTCCAAAGCATATTCAGAAACTGCAGGATGGTGATATTGTCAACGTTGACTGTACAACAATTGTGGATGGCTATTATGGTGATGCGTCCCGTATGTTCTGCATTGGGAATATAAGCGAAGAGCGTCGTAAGCTTGTCGAAGAAACAAAGAAATGTCTTGAAATTGGACTAGCAGCTGCACAACCATGGAGTACAGTTGGGGATATTGGTTATGCAATACAGAAGTATGCGACATCCAAGGGATATAGTGTTGTAAGAGAATTGGGCGGTCATGGAGTAGGTATTGAATTCCATGAAGATCCATTTGTGGCACATGTTGGTAAGAAGGGCACAGGAATGGTGCTTGTGCCAGGTATGATTCTTACCATTGAACCAATGATTAACTTAGGTAAAGCTGCAGTTGTAATCGACCCATATGACAATTGGACAATTAGTACAAGAGATGGCAAGGATAGTGCACAATGGGAATATACAATTTTGATTACAGAAAACGGTAATGAAGTGTTAAGTTATTAG
- a CDS encoding plasmid mobilization protein: MKDNKTARLEMRIRPGDKAKIIKAAKRSGISVAEYVLRCCKAHPPKEKPPDEFWNLLNELYTVFDELSPEKQEKLAQLILRLQTTICKSRVK; encoded by the coding sequence TTGAAAGATAACAAGACAGCCCGTTTGGAAATGCGCATCCGTCCGGGCGATAAAGCAAAAATAATAAAAGCCGCAAAGCGCAGCGGCATATCCGTCGCGGAATACGTTCTACGGTGCTGTAAAGCACACCCGCCGAAAGAGAAGCCACCGGATGAATTCTGGAATCTTCTCAATGAACTCTATACAGTATTTGATGAGCTGTCGCCGGAAAAGCAAGAAAAGCTGGCGCAGCTCATTTTGCGTTTACAGACAACTATATGTAAATCAAGAGTAAAGTGA
- a CDS encoding IS110 family transposase has product MRYFIGIDVAKFKHTACVIDTYGTVLVESFDFTNDIIGFQSLLKNIKPFFKKKHLVGMEDTGHYGDNLRNFLLEKQYKVVMLNPIVTSHIRKASNKVKNDRIDCFVIANTMMNPNFYRDQHAQSIDYATVRQLTRMHHTHTEEINRYKYQLQKSIDIVFPEFNSLLNTKYSKTYLEILDTYHSAHTIANTDIRLLRNTLKNVGVGRSVSISAEQLKKAAKESIGQHNLAIEMDIPFLISLIRRLTSILGEIDKKIEEFSHQLNSPILDISGISHFSAMSIISELGDITYFSSEKKLIKFAGVNPCVYESGTYSMTHTRLEKKGSKYLRKTLYQIIDVVIRFNPIFQAFYQKKISQGKSYRCAQGHCIRKLLRVIYKILSTGERFNPEKLK; this is encoded by the coding sequence ATGCGTTACTTTATCGGTATTGATGTAGCTAAATTCAAACACACCGCTTGTGTCATAGACACGTATGGCACCGTCCTTGTAGAATCCTTTGATTTCACTAATGATATCATCGGCTTCCAATCCTTATTGAAAAATATCAAACCATTCTTTAAAAAGAAACACCTCGTTGGTATGGAAGATACGGGACATTACGGAGACAATCTTCGCAACTTCTTATTGGAAAAACAGTATAAGGTCGTTATGTTAAACCCCATCGTTACATCTCATATCCGTAAGGCTTCCAACAAAGTCAAAAACGATAGAATCGATTGTTTCGTCATTGCCAACACGATGATGAATCCTAATTTCTACAGAGACCAACATGCACAATCTATTGATTACGCTACGGTACGTCAACTGACACGTATGCACCATACACATACGGAAGAAATCAACCGCTATAAGTATCAGTTACAGAAATCAATTGATATTGTCTTTCCAGAATTCAATTCTCTTCTCAACACCAAATATTCAAAAACCTATCTCGAGATACTAGATACCTACCATAGTGCTCATACAATCGCCAATACCGATATCCGCCTGTTACGGAATACATTGAAAAATGTTGGCGTAGGTCGTTCCGTATCAATCTCTGCAGAACAACTTAAGAAAGCTGCTAAGGAATCTATCGGTCAACACAACCTTGCGATTGAAATGGATATTCCATTTTTGATTTCTCTTATCAGAAGATTAACTTCAATATTAGGTGAAATCGATAAAAAAATAGAAGAATTCAGTCATCAACTAAACTCTCCTATCTTGGACATATCTGGAATTTCCCACTTTTCAGCTATGTCGATCATCTCCGAACTTGGTGACATTACTTATTTCTCTAGCGAAAAGAAACTCATCAAGTTCGCCGGTGTAAACCCATGCGTTTATGAATCCGGCACCTATAGTATGACACATACGCGGTTAGAAAAGAAAGGGTCAAAATACTTGCGCAAGACACTATATCAAATCATTGATGTTGTCATACGCTTCAACCCTATATTCCAAGCATTCTATCAAAAGAAGATTTCACAGGGTAAGAGTTACCGCTGTGCACAAGGTCACTGTATACGTAAACTCTTACGCGTTATATACAAGATACTTTCCACAGGTGAAAGATTCAATCCTGAAAAATTGAAATAG
- the tnpA gene encoding IS200/IS605 family transposase gives MATKPNDDSSLSHTRWNCKYHIVFIPKYRRKAIYGKLRADIGGILRQLCAYKDVEIIEAHAMRDHIHMLVKIPPKIAVSSFMGYLKGKSSLMIFEKHANLKYKYGNRNFWAKGYYVSTVGLNTKVVEEYIRNQEKEDMIQDNLSKKEYVDPFKG, from the coding sequence ATGGCAACAAAGCCAAATGACGATTCAAGTTTATCACACACGAGATGGAACTGTAAGTATCATATTGTGTTCATACCAAAGTATAGAAGAAAGGCAATTTACGGAAAATTAAGAGCAGATATAGGAGGGATATTGAGACAGTTGTGTGCATATAAAGATGTAGAAATTATAGAAGCACATGCAATGAGAGATCATATACATATGTTGGTAAAGATACCACCGAAGATAGCAGTATCAAGTTTCATGGGATACTTGAAAGGCAAATCATCGTTGATGATATTTGAGAAACATGCAAATTTAAAATATAAATATGGCAATCGAAACTTTTGGGCGAAGGGTTATTATGTAAGTACAGTAGGTCTGAATACGAAGGTAGTAGAAGAGTATATCCGAAATCAAGAAAAAGAAGATATGATACAGGATAATCTAAGTAAAAAAGAATATGTAGACCCTTTTAAAGGGTAG
- a CDS encoding SAP domain-containing protein gives MPLSILAFFVVFLAVHICASNIWGVDENNVLQAPDWYALFLLGISILATVLTYRFLGPQKVSANTIPLSDSPKASKVEPSTHIRGNTSSGPINQPVNHFDNPIESFTPTFSVITSDGEIPELQGDYAKAVFLWAVSSSGPVKEDNEYSRYITYECGIQHPQYYHEEMIRQGYLEEDSVEKAFMYLKVPELKALTAQLGASSTGKKADLISRIVSSADQEFIANHRPFTFSLSDKGKSFLAEHDAYVQLHRHNVWGISWKDYDSNHTIGESFEDTIVSILNKRAANDTRLFGRQEYFSMYQLMAESGFPGLSDAERNG, from the coding sequence GTGCCGTTAAGCATTCTGGCGTTTTTCGTTGTGTTCTTAGCCGTTCATATCTGTGCTTCGAATATATGGGGAGTTGACGAAAACAACGTTTTACAGGCGCCGGATTGGTATGCGCTTTTTTTGCTTGGTATTTCTATTTTAGCTACAGTGTTGACATACCGCTTTCTTGGCCCCCAAAAGGTATCAGCAAATACAATTCCTCTTTCTGATTCCCCCAAAGCCAGCAAAGTAGAGCCATCGACCCATATACGCGGTAACACGTCTTCGGGCCCAATAAATCAGCCGGTAAATCATTTTGATAATCCCATTGAATCGTTTACTCCTACTTTTTCTGTTATAACCAGTGATGGCGAAATTCCGGAATTGCAGGGAGACTATGCAAAGGCTGTATTTTTGTGGGCAGTATCTTCGTCCGGACCTGTAAAAGAAGATAATGAGTATTCACGATACATTACTTATGAATGTGGAATTCAACATCCGCAATACTATCACGAGGAAATGATTCGGCAAGGTTATCTCGAGGAAGATTCGGTAGAAAAAGCGTTTATGTACCTTAAGGTGCCGGAATTAAAGGCTTTAACTGCTCAGTTAGGTGCGTCAAGTACGGGGAAAAAGGCAGATTTAATTTCACGTATCGTTTCGTCTGCGGATCAAGAATTTATTGCAAATCACAGGCCGTTTACTTTCTCTCTTTCAGATAAGGGAAAGAGTTTTTTGGCAGAGCATGATGCATATGTTCAGCTTCATAGACATAATGTGTGGGGAATTAGCTGGAAGGACTACGATTCCAACCACACTATCGGAGAAAGTTTTGAAGACACGATTGTCTCAATTCTAAACAAACGCGCGGCAAATGATACCCGTCTATTTGGACGGCAAGAGTATTTCTCGATGTATCAACTTATGGCAGAAAGCGGCTTTCCGGGATTATCTGATGCAGAACGAAACGGTTGA
- a CDS encoding deoxyuridine 5'-triphosphate nucleotidohydrolase produces MNKIAQFEKVSYEEFYKDWHKTFPNGTRDIAEIYNAIKLPRRATKGSAGYDFYTPIDLKIAPQETVLIPTGIRVKMEEDYVLMLFPRSGLGFKYRLQMNNTVGIIDSDYYHADNEGHIFCKLTNDTNENKTVEIASGQGMLQGIFVSFGITVDDEVGAVRTGGFGSTTK; encoded by the coding sequence ATGAATAAAATTGCACAGTTTGAAAAAGTTAGTTATGAAGAGTTTTATAAGGATTGGCACAAGACTTTTCCAAATGGAACAAGAGATATTGCAGAAATATACAACGCAATTAAGCTTCCACGACGTGCAACGAAAGGTTCTGCGGGGTATGATTTTTATACACCAATTGATTTGAAGATTGCCCCACAAGAAACGGTATTAATACCTACTGGTATCAGAGTCAAGATGGAAGAAGATTATGTACTGATGTTATTTCCACGTAGTGGACTAGGATTCAAGTACCGTCTACAGATGAATAACACAGTGGGCATTATTGATAGTGACTACTATCACGCAGATAATGAAGGGCATATCTTCTGCAAACTAACAAATGATACAAATGAAAATAAGACAGTTGAGATTGCAAGTGGCCAGGGAATGTTACAGGGTATTTTCGTATCCTTTGGTATTACGGTGGATGATGAAGTGGGTGCTGTAAGAACTGGTGGCTTTGGCAGTACAACAAAATAG
- a CDS encoding putative manganese-dependent inorganic diphosphatase, whose amino-acid sequence MSNHNIYVTGHKHPDSDSICSAIAFANLLNKTGSTAIACRQGPLNEETKFILRRFHLDNPLLMTDARARLADINLDTPTTIRYDETVHHAWHLMLRTQNRSLYVLDENENLCGICSTSDLSRYRIHEDTDLRDLMATATLDNIARTIGGKVALRPKEFSTNGEVHIVTLDDLKIVESFIAGSIIIMSEGHEKQLNLIRLGVKCLVLTCGEHAADDVKELAMEYGCAIVETADRTMHTATVITESYSVSQIMTTNLICFKNTEYVEDVATKMNASRVRSYPVLDENGKVVGGVSRYHTRNYKKLRIALVDHSATNQTMKHIDKADIVAIIDHHHIGDIQTDHPVEYRNHRCGCTSTIVYGLYCEKNIVPDPTMAGLMMSAILSDTLNFKSATTTLEDINVAKKLAELAGIDDIDAYAREMLGASVALKDSTPHEILNRDLKNYDIGKYKISIGQTNYSHTEEVQKLLPAFKENMEKEQKDRHLDLLLMLFTDVMGNGSYFVFYGPMSYVLSEMIETQIDEHSGYDPNIISRKQQLLPKLSAIIKEL is encoded by the coding sequence ATGAGTAATCACAATATTTATGTAACAGGTCATAAACATCCAGACAGTGATTCAATCTGCTCGGCAATTGCGTTTGCGAATTTATTGAATAAGACTGGTAGTACGGCAATTGCTTGTCGTCAAGGACCTTTGAATGAAGAAACAAAATTTATCTTACGTAGATTTCATTTGGATAATCCGCTATTGATGACGGATGCGCGTGCACGTCTAGCAGATATCAATCTCGATACTCCAACAACCATTCGTTATGATGAAACAGTTCATCATGCATGGCATTTAATGTTAAGAACACAGAATCGTTCTTTATATGTTCTAGATGAGAATGAGAATCTATGTGGTATCTGCTCCACTAGTGATCTTTCTCGTTATCGCATTCATGAAGACACAGATTTAAGGGATTTAATGGCAACTGCGACATTAGATAATATCGCACGTACTATTGGTGGCAAAGTTGCACTGCGACCAAAGGAATTTAGTACAAATGGTGAAGTACATATTGTTACACTAGATGATTTAAAGATAGTAGAAAGTTTTATCGCTGGCAGTATTATCATCATGTCAGAAGGACACGAAAAGCAATTAAACCTAATTCGTCTAGGTGTAAAGTGCTTGGTTCTAACTTGTGGTGAACATGCGGCAGATGATGTGAAGGAACTTGCGATGGAATATGGTTGTGCTATCGTTGAGACAGCTGATCGCACCATGCACACAGCGACTGTTATTACAGAGAGCTATTCTGTTTCTCAGATTATGACTACAAATTTAATCTGCTTTAAGAATACAGAGTATGTAGAAGATGTTGCGACAAAGATGAATGCATCACGTGTACGTAGTTATCCAGTACTCGATGAAAACGGTAAAGTTGTAGGTGGCGTATCGCGCTACCATACACGTAACTATAAGAAACTACGTATTGCGCTCGTTGACCATAGCGCAACAAACCAAACAATGAAGCACATCGATAAGGCAGATATCGTTGCGATTATTGACCATCACCATATTGGTGATATTCAGACTGATCATCCAGTTGAATACCGTAACCACCGTTGTGGTTGTACAAGTACAATTGTGTATGGCTTATATTGCGAAAAGAATATCGTTCCTGATCCTACAATGGCTGGCTTAATGATGAGTGCAATTCTTTCTGATACATTAAACTTCAAGTCTGCCACAACAACCCTTGAAGATATCAATGTGGCCAAGAAATTAGCTGAACTTGCGGGTATTGACGATATCGATGCATACGCAAGAGAGATGCTGGGTGCTTCTGTTGCCTTGAAGGATTCTACACCACATGAAATCCTCAATCGTGACCTTAAGAACTACGATATCGGTAAGTATAAGATTTCTATTGGTCAGACAAACTACAGTCATACCGAAGAAGTACAGAAGTTACTACCTGCATTCAAGGAGAATATGGAGAAGGAACAAAAGGATCGTCATTTAGATCTATTACTGATGTTATTTACGGATGTAATGGGTAATGGTTCTTACTTCGTCTTCTATGGGCCGATGTCTTATGTATTATCAGAGATGATTGAAACACAGATTGATGAACATTCTGGATATGATCCAAATATCATTTCCAGAAAGCAACAGTTATTACCAAAACTATCTGCGATTATCAAAGAACTCTAA
- a CDS encoding ParM/StbA family protein: MQNETVDFVFREKEYHIRFVGIELFAQGFAAAYVNIKEFTGVNMLCDIGNGTMNLMFINDKKPDPRKCFTEKFGTHQCMLQVKENLMRLYHTEPPEETVTRVLRFGEADIDPEYLKTITDTAREYVDGIFRRLREHGYDPRLMKLYVVGGGGCLIKNFADYDENRVTINEDICATVKGYERMAEAKLLRAGDGK; this comes from the coding sequence ATGCAGAACGAAACGGTTGATTTCGTCTTCCGTGAGAAGGAGTATCATATCCGTTTCGTCGGTATTGAACTTTTCGCACAGGGCTTTGCAGCGGCATATGTGAATATCAAGGAATTCACCGGCGTGAATATGCTTTGCGATATCGGAAACGGCACGATGAATCTGATGTTCATCAATGATAAAAAGCCGGATCCACGAAAGTGCTTTACCGAGAAATTCGGTACCCACCAGTGTATGCTTCAGGTGAAAGAAAATCTGATGCGTCTTTACCACACCGAGCCGCCGGAGGAAACCGTGACCCGTGTGCTCCGTTTCGGAGAGGCGGATATTGATCCGGAATATCTCAAAACAATCACCGATACCGCCAGAGAATATGTGGACGGCATCTTCCGCCGTCTGCGTGAACACGGATACGATCCCCGTCTGATGAAGCTCTATGTGGTGGGCGGCGGTGGTTGTCTCATCAAGAACTTTGCCGATTACGACGAAAACAGAGTCACGATCAACGAGGATATCTGTGCCACGGTAAAGGGCTATGAACGCATGGCAGAGGCAAAGCTTCTGAGGGCCGGTGATGGGAAATGA
- a CDS encoding D-alanine--D-alanine ligase family protein — protein MKLNIAVFFGGESVEHEVSIISAHQAIEALDKNKYNVIPVYVSKERKLYVSDLLKDISNYKDLKHLISQCTQVSITSEDNRVVIRPVKPSLFGPKELGTIDVAIPVMHGTNGEDGTIQGFFEMLRVPYAGCDLYGAAIGQDKVLQKNVLNDNNLPITNWFWVYGSEMDTHQSEILDKVHRLIYPVIIKPARTGSSVGISIAHNDEEYLACFDEARQYDEKIITEKVVKPMREINCSVVGDSYSCVASVLEEVSSVSQDELLSFSDKYLGGSKSAKSEGSKGMASTARIVPASLTDEQTRLIQQLAKETFRVLGTSGVCRIDFLMDADTKKVYVNEINTIPGSLAFYLWKAAGVSFSELMDKLVELALDRERRRSKMTFSYETNILSNFSASSAKGSKGSKM, from the coding sequence ATGAAATTAAATATCGCAGTATTTTTCGGTGGTGAATCCGTCGAACATGAAGTAAGTATTATCTCTGCACATCAAGCAATTGAAGCACTTGATAAAAATAAATACAATGTCATTCCTGTATATGTCTCTAAGGAACGTAAACTATATGTCTCTGATTTACTAAAAGATATAAGTAACTATAAGGATCTCAAGCATTTGATTTCCCAGTGTACACAAGTTTCCATTACATCAGAGGATAATCGTGTTGTAATCCGTCCTGTTAAGCCATCCCTATTTGGTCCAAAGGAATTAGGCACAATTGACGTGGCTATTCCTGTGATGCATGGTACAAACGGTGAAGATGGCACAATCCAAGGCTTCTTTGAAATGTTAAGGGTTCCATACGCTGGTTGCGACCTCTATGGTGCAGCGATTGGACAGGATAAAGTTTTACAAAAGAATGTTCTAAATGATAACAACCTACCAATCACCAACTGGTTCTGGGTATATGGTTCAGAAATGGATACACATCAAAGTGAAATCCTCGATAAAGTACATCGCTTAATCTATCCCGTTATTATCAAACCTGCCCGTACAGGTTCATCTGTTGGTATCTCTATCGCTCATAACGATGAGGAATATCTAGCATGTTTTGATGAAGCACGTCAGTATGACGAAAAGATCATCACAGAAAAAGTTGTAAAACCAATGCGTGAAATCAACTGCTCCGTTGTTGGAGATTCCTATTCCTGTGTAGCCAGTGTACTAGAAGAAGTAAGCTCAGTCTCCCAAGATGAATTGCTCAGCTTCTCTGACAAATATCTTGGCGGTAGTAAGAGTGCAAAGAGTGAAGGCTCTAAAGGTATGGCAAGTACAGCACGTATCGTACCTGCATCACTTACAGATGAACAGACAAGACTCATCCAGCAATTAGCGAAGGAAACTTTCCGTGTACTTGGCACATCTGGTGTATGTCGTATCGACTTCTTGATGGACGCCGACACAAAGAAGGTTTATGTGAATGAAATTAACACAATTCCAGGCTCCCTTGCCTTCTATTTATGGAAAGCAGCTGGTGTATCTTTCTCTGAGTTAATGGATAAACTTGTAGAACTTGCGTTAGATAGAGAAAGAAGAAGATCAAAGATGACCTTCTCCTATGAAACAAATATCCTCAGTAACTTCTCTGCTTCAAGTGCAAAGGGTTCCAAAGGATCAAAGATGTAA